In Etheostoma cragini isolate CJK2018 chromosome 9, CSU_Ecrag_1.0, whole genome shotgun sequence, the following are encoded in one genomic region:
- the pde4ba gene encoding cAMP-specific 3',5'-cyclic phosphodiesterase 4B isoform X4 produces MGACCFDKKERKLGKLNGWRKFKRMLNRELTHLSEMSRSGNQVSEFISNTFLDKQNEMEMPSPTSKTKKQQKQQLMTQISGVKKVSHGPSLSGSSISRFGVKTDKEELLSKELEDLNKWGLNIFTVSEYSHSRPLTCIMYAIFQERDLLKTFKIPVDTLVAYMMTLEDHYHSDVAYHNSLHAADVAQSTHILLSTPALDAVFTDLEILAAIFAAAIHDVDHPGVSNQFLINTNSELALMYNDESVLENHHLAVGFKLLQEDNCDIFQNLTKKQRQSLRKMIIDMVLATDMSKHMSLLADLKTMVETKKVTSSGVLLLDNYTDRMQVLRNMVHCADLSNPTKSLELYRQWTDRIMEEFFHQGDRERERGMEISPMCDKHTASVEKSQVGFIDYIVHPLWETWADLVHPDAQDILDTLEDNRNWYQSMIPQSPSPPFYDQVTHGHSGGTGGQGGGEKFQFELTLEEEDLDGIEKNGEGEEDEEEEEELEEEEEDSLGDSRSPPLDYLENQELEEGSMMEPAIEIVTHEASPTDT; encoded by the exons ATGGGAGCCTGCTGCTTTgacaagaaagagaggaagttAGGGAAGCTAAATGGTTGGCGAAAG TTCAAGAGAATGTTGAATCGGGAGTTGACGCACCTATCTGAGATGAGTCGGTCTGGGAATCAGGTTTCCGAATTCATCTCTAACACCTTCCTAG ACAAACAGAATGAGATGGAGATGCCGTCGCCGACATCCAAGACGAagaagcagcagaagcagcagctgaTGACACAGATCAGCGGAGTCAAGAAGGTCTCCCATGGGCCGTCTCTCTCCGGCAGCAGCATATCACGCTTCGGCGTCAAGACCGATAAGGAGGAGCTGCTGTCCAAGGAGCTGGAGGACCTCAACAAGTGGGGCCTGAACATCTTCACTGTTTCAGAGTACTCCCACAGCAGGCCTCTTACTTGCATCATGTACGCCATCTTTCAG GAGCGAGACCTGTTAAAGACATTTAAGATCCCCGTGGATACGTTGGTGGCCTACATGATGACATTGGAAGATCACTACCATTCAGATGTGGCCTACCATAACAGCCTGCACGCTGCCGACGTAGCCCAATCTACACACATCCTCCTCTCCACTCCAGCGCTGGAT GCGGTCTTTACAGATCTTGAGATCCTAGCAGCCATCTTTGCTGCAGCTATCCATGATGTTGACCATCCTGGAGTATCAAACCAATTCTTAATCAACACCA ACTCTGAGCTGGCACTAATGTACAACGATGAGTCTGTGCTGGAGAACCATCACTTGGCTGTGGGATTCAAGCTACTACAGGAAGACAACTGCGATATCTTCCAGAACCTCACCAAGAAGCAGCGACAGTCCCTCCGCAAGATGATCATCGACATG GTTTTGGCCACTGACATGTCCAAACACATGAGTCTGCTGGCTGATCTGAAGACTATGGTGGAGACCAAGAAGGTGACAAGCTCTGGAGTGCTGCTGCTGGACAATTACACCGACAGAATGCAG GTGCTGCGTAACATGGTGCACTGTGCTGACTTGAGTAACCCCACCAAGTCCCTGGAGCTGTATCGTCAGTGGACTGATCGTATAATGGAGGAGTTCTTCCAccaaggagacagagagagggagaggggaatGGAGATCAGCCCTATGTGTGATAAACACACAGCCTCGGTGGAGAAGAGCCAG GTGGGTTTCATTGACTACATTGTACATCCTCTGTGGGAGACCTGGGCCGACCTGGTCCACCCTGACGCCCAGGACATTCTGGACACCCTGGAGGATAACAGGAACTGGTACCAAAGCATGATCCCCCAGAGTCCCTCCCCGCCCTTCTACGACCAGGTCACACACGGACACAGTGGAGGGACTGGAGGTCAGGGAGGCGGGGAGAAATTTCAGTTTGAGCTCACCTTGGAGGAGGAGGACTTGGATGGAATAGAGAAAAATGGCGAAggggaggaggacgaggaggaagaagaagagttagaagaggaggaagaggatagTCTAGGAGATTCTCGTTCTCCTCCACTGGACTATTTGGAAAATCAGGAGCTTGAGGAGGGCAGCATGATGGAGCCGGCAATAGAGATTGTGACACATGAGGCGTCGCCCACAGACACATAG
- the pde4ba gene encoding cAMP-specific 3',5'-cyclic phosphodiesterase 4B isoform X5, with amino-acid sequence MPEANYLLSVSWGYIKFKRMLNRELTHLSEMSRSGNQVSEFISNTFLDKQNEMEMPSPTSKTKKQQKQQLMTQISGVKKVSHGPSLSGSSISRFGVKTDKEELLSKELEDLNKWGLNIFTVSEYSHSRPLTCIMYAIFQERDLLKTFKIPVDTLVAYMMTLEDHYHSDVAYHNSLHAADVAQSTHILLSTPALDAVFTDLEILAAIFAAAIHDVDHPGVSNQFLINTNSELALMYNDESVLENHHLAVGFKLLQEDNCDIFQNLTKKQRQSLRKMIIDMVLATDMSKHMSLLADLKTMVETKKVTSSGVLLLDNYTDRMQVLRNMVHCADLSNPTKSLELYRQWTDRIMEEFFHQGDRERERGMEISPMCDKHTASVEKSQVGFIDYIVHPLWETWADLVHPDAQDILDTLEDNRNWYQSMIPQSPSPPFYDQVTHGHSGGTGGQGGGEKFQFELTLEEEDLDGIEKNGEGEEDEEEEEELEEEEEDSLGDSRSPPLDYLENQELEEGSMMEPAIEIVTHEASPTDT; translated from the exons ATGCCTGAAGCCAATTACCTGCTCTCGGTGTCTTGGGGTTACATTAAG TTCAAGAGAATGTTGAATCGGGAGTTGACGCACCTATCTGAGATGAGTCGGTCTGGGAATCAGGTTTCCGAATTCATCTCTAACACCTTCCTAG ACAAACAGAATGAGATGGAGATGCCGTCGCCGACATCCAAGACGAagaagcagcagaagcagcagctgaTGACACAGATCAGCGGAGTCAAGAAGGTCTCCCATGGGCCGTCTCTCTCCGGCAGCAGCATATCACGCTTCGGCGTCAAGACCGATAAGGAGGAGCTGCTGTCCAAGGAGCTGGAGGACCTCAACAAGTGGGGCCTGAACATCTTCACTGTTTCAGAGTACTCCCACAGCAGGCCTCTTACTTGCATCATGTACGCCATCTTTCAG GAGCGAGACCTGTTAAAGACATTTAAGATCCCCGTGGATACGTTGGTGGCCTACATGATGACATTGGAAGATCACTACCATTCAGATGTGGCCTACCATAACAGCCTGCACGCTGCCGACGTAGCCCAATCTACACACATCCTCCTCTCCACTCCAGCGCTGGAT GCGGTCTTTACAGATCTTGAGATCCTAGCAGCCATCTTTGCTGCAGCTATCCATGATGTTGACCATCCTGGAGTATCAAACCAATTCTTAATCAACACCA ACTCTGAGCTGGCACTAATGTACAACGATGAGTCTGTGCTGGAGAACCATCACTTGGCTGTGGGATTCAAGCTACTACAGGAAGACAACTGCGATATCTTCCAGAACCTCACCAAGAAGCAGCGACAGTCCCTCCGCAAGATGATCATCGACATG GTTTTGGCCACTGACATGTCCAAACACATGAGTCTGCTGGCTGATCTGAAGACTATGGTGGAGACCAAGAAGGTGACAAGCTCTGGAGTGCTGCTGCTGGACAATTACACCGACAGAATGCAG GTGCTGCGTAACATGGTGCACTGTGCTGACTTGAGTAACCCCACCAAGTCCCTGGAGCTGTATCGTCAGTGGACTGATCGTATAATGGAGGAGTTCTTCCAccaaggagacagagagagggagaggggaatGGAGATCAGCCCTATGTGTGATAAACACACAGCCTCGGTGGAGAAGAGCCAG GTGGGTTTCATTGACTACATTGTACATCCTCTGTGGGAGACCTGGGCCGACCTGGTCCACCCTGACGCCCAGGACATTCTGGACACCCTGGAGGATAACAGGAACTGGTACCAAAGCATGATCCCCCAGAGTCCCTCCCCGCCCTTCTACGACCAGGTCACACACGGACACAGTGGAGGGACTGGAGGTCAGGGAGGCGGGGAGAAATTTCAGTTTGAGCTCACCTTGGAGGAGGAGGACTTGGATGGAATAGAGAAAAATGGCGAAggggaggaggacgaggaggaagaagaagagttagaagaggaggaagaggatagTCTAGGAGATTCTCGTTCTCCTCCACTGGACTATTTGGAAAATCAGGAGCTTGAGGAGGGCAGCATGATGGAGCCGGCAATAGAGATTGTGACACATGAGGCGTCGCCCACAGACACATAG